CGATGCATAAGGTTTGGTTAATGAGAGATTAAATCCTGTCCTACTTATTAAAAGGCATCCGAAGATACAATTTCGGATGCTCTTCACTTCTTGATTTTCTATAGTTCTACCAATAGTAAGATGAAAGCCATCTGTATGCTTTCTTCAATAAGTGACCTTCAAATAGCAAGAACTACAAAACACTATAATTGCTTGCTTCCTAGCAATAGAATTCATAAAATTTTTTATCTAGCAAAAAAAATTATAGTGATTAACTTTTTATGTAAGAAGATAGTTTTTTGCATAATATATTGTTCATTATTTCGATTTTAAACTGAATAGAATAAGTAAGATTCCACTAAAAAGACATATCATTCTAGTCAATGAAATCTTTTCAGCTAAACCAAATAATGCGATAGCAGTTGTAATGATTAAAATACAAGGTCCTACTAAGGCTAATAACGTGTTAATATAAAATGCCTTTTCTAAATCATTAAATTTATACATAAACATCGCAGCAGTTATATCAATACTTCCTGAAAAAACCCTTAATATAATAATAAAAAGGAGTGCTTTTTCAATCAAATAAGAAGGCTCCCTTCACCCGGACTTTCTAAAGTGTATGTATATTCATCTACTTTTATCAATGGAAATACTTTTTAAACGATGCAAGTAATTTTCTTCCTATTTTTTGAATATATAATCTAAAGAAGGAAATTGCGAGGGTTATTATTCACTAGCGTTGACTTTTGGTAGATAAGTTCATTCTTTCCAGTTCATAAAAAAAGACTGATAAAATAACACCAGTCTCCCTGTAATAAGCTATTGAAGGAGGACTACAAAATAAAATAACTATCCGCCTAAATCTTTTTAACAAATTCAGATTTTAGTTTCATCGCACCAAAACCATCTATTTTACAATCAATATCATGATCTCCGTCAACTAAACGAATACTTTTTACTTTTGTACCAATTTTTAAGGTCGATGAACTTCCTTTTACTTTAAGGTCTTTTATAATTGCTACAGAATCACCATCGTTTAAGATATTACCATTCGCATCTTTGACAATCTTTTTCTCTTCCATCACTTCATCCTTTGTCTCGAGCTCCCACTCGTGCGCGCATTCTGGGCAAATAAAAAGACTTCCGTCCTCGTATGTGTATTCTGAATTACACTTCGGACAATTTGGTAAGCTAGACATTATTTCATTCCCTCCATTTACTATTATCAATTCTAATATAATAAAGTTGGCCAAACAACTGGTAATGGCGTTCTTTTAATTTTGAAAAAAACTTCAGGTAATGGTATACTAATTTTTTGTTTAATACTAAATTAGAGTGGTGAAGGAAATGTCCTATTTTATTGAGAAGTATTTGAATATAGTTTTTTATAATAGCCAAACCCTTGACCAACATGGTCAAGGGTTTTTGTTTCCTTTGTGCAATAAAACTAGTTGGGGGAATAAATTATGAGTTTGGAAAAAAAACAATCCTCTTTTGCAATCTGGATTAGTTTAATAAGCAATGTTTTTCTTACGATATTAAAAATTATTGTTGGTTTATTATTTAATAGTCAGGTACTTCTTGCTGATGGCGTTCACAACGCTGGAGATGTGATTGCATCAGTAGCTGCGCTCAGTGCAATGCGTGTATCCAAACGTCCACCAGACGAAGATCACCCTTATGGGCATGGTAAGGCAGAAGTCGTTGGTGCAGCCATTGTTGCCATTATTTTAGGTATTGCAGCATTATATATCGGTTATCATTCTGTTTTAGCATTATTTGAAACACCCCACAAAGCAACCTTTACTGTTTTAATAGCAGCGATAATTTCTCTCATATGGAAACAAGTTCTTTATGTTTATACTATTAATATTGGCAAAAAAGTAAACAGTAAAGGATTAATTGCGACTGCTTACGACCATCTTGCTGATGTCTATGCTTCTTTAGCCGCTGTTATCGGTATTGGACTTGCCATGATTGGAGATTATTTTCATATTGGCATATTGGCTTATGGTGATCCTGTGGCAGGTATTATCGTTGCATTCCTAGTCCTAAAGCTAGCTATTGGAATGGGGCGAGAATCTATTGACGTGCTTATGGAAAAAACCGTGGATTCTGAAACGATGGAAATAATATTTGAATCGGTTCGATCAGTTCCTTTAGTGAAACGAATCGATCGTATTAGAGCACGAGAACACGGGCACTATATCATTGTGGACGTTCGAGTAAGCCTACCAGCTACCTTAAGCATTCAGGAAGGTCATGATGTTTCAAAAGAAATTAAAAAAGCTATAAAAAATCGTTTTGCTAATGTGGAAGAAGTTTTGGTCCATGTAAATCCATGGTACGAAATGAAGGAAGTAAAGTAGCTGAGTACTTAGCCTTTTTGTAACATGCCATGTTTCTTTCATACTTTCCCTTCTAAATGGAAACAGGCCCCTAAATGAGAATTAGGGGCCTGTAATTTATTCTACTCTATTTAGCTAACGTTCTTTCCTATACTTACTTATCTTCTTTCGTATCAATCATAAATGTTGTAATGATAAATAATCCAAAACTTATTAACAGAACAGTTCCACCAACGATGTAGAATACTAAGGAGAATGTTTCATTTATATTAAATGGTTTTAGTCCATTTAACCACATCCCGGCTGTTAAACCAATTGATCCGATTACTGCTGTCCATCCATGCGCTGTTACTAGTTTGGAAGATTTAACTTTGTATACACGGTAGAAAATACCCCACGCAAAGATGGTTAACCAACCTACTACTAATATGTGTGCGTGAATGGGACGGAATTGATAGCTACCTGAACCGGCCATATGTGAACCTAATATTGCTCCTAACAAACCAAAAATTGCTGCAAGGCGAATTAATCTTAAACTCCATTTTGTTTCCATTACGTTAACCTCCATAGTTTCATTCGTACTATGGTGCTTATAATATCCTGTCAACATGAACAACATATGAATTCCTTATTACAATTTTGCCCGTTAATAAAAGAGAATAATTTTTTAATACTC
The nucleotide sequence above comes from Psychrobacillus glaciei. Encoded proteins:
- a CDS encoding zinc ribbon domain-containing protein YjdM yields the protein MSSLPNCPKCNSEYTYEDGSLFICPECAHEWELETKDEVMEEKKIVKDANGNILNDGDSVAIIKDLKVKGSSSTLKIGTKVKSIRLVDGDHDIDCKIDGFGAMKLKSEFVKKI
- a CDS encoding cation diffusion facilitator family transporter, coding for MSLEKKQSSFAIWISLISNVFLTILKIIVGLLFNSQVLLADGVHNAGDVIASVAALSAMRVSKRPPDEDHPYGHGKAEVVGAAIVAIILGIAALYIGYHSVLALFETPHKATFTVLIAAIISLIWKQVLYVYTINIGKKVNSKGLIATAYDHLADVYASLAAVIGIGLAMIGDYFHIGILAYGDPVAGIIVAFLVLKLAIGMGRESIDVLMEKTVDSETMEIIFESVRSVPLVKRIDRIRAREHGHYIIVDVRVSLPATLSIQEGHDVSKEIKKAIKNRFANVEEVLVHVNPWYEMKEVK
- a CDS encoding YqhV family protein encodes the protein MIEKALLFIIILRVFSGSIDITAAMFMYKFNDLEKAFYINTLLALVGPCILIITTAIALFGLAEKISLTRMICLFSGILLILFSLKSK